The following proteins come from a genomic window of Streptomyces sp. NBC_00539:
- a CDS encoding M23 family metallopeptidase, translating into MASNSPAHEGTDIQETPTAGAWGEWNPTEDSARPVRGKHRVAKPRGGLARSSTVLGVGVIAAVGAGGMATAQDRPQAAVSLPSLPDLLGGGGSGQGGGHAAVADAPAAAQGLGHADAGEALRHRILQQAESQQDAAENQARAEAERVAREAAAQEAKAQREAAQKAADEARAAAEARAAAEKETARKAAAEKAAAAQEAAGAEAGAARAGGAAAKAAGVYALPTSAYTLTSHYGDSGSMWSSGHHTGLDFAAPTGTPVKAVGGGTVISAGWSGAYGYRIVLRLDDGTEIWYCHLSSMSVTSGPVGAGDTIGRVGATGNVTGAHLHLEVRRGGSTMDPLAWLTDKGLNV; encoded by the coding sequence GCGAGTGGAACCCGACCGAGGACTCGGCCCGCCCGGTCCGCGGCAAGCACCGGGTGGCCAAGCCGCGCGGCGGACTGGCCCGCAGCTCGACCGTGCTCGGCGTCGGCGTCATAGCGGCGGTCGGCGCGGGCGGCATGGCCACCGCTCAGGACCGGCCCCAAGCCGCCGTGTCCCTGCCCTCGTTGCCGGATCTGCTGGGCGGCGGCGGTAGCGGACAGGGCGGAGGCCACGCCGCCGTGGCGGACGCGCCGGCCGCGGCGCAGGGTCTCGGGCACGCCGACGCCGGCGAGGCGCTGCGCCACCGGATCCTCCAGCAGGCCGAGTCGCAGCAGGACGCCGCCGAGAACCAGGCGCGGGCGGAAGCCGAGCGGGTGGCGCGCGAGGCGGCCGCCCAGGAGGCCAAGGCGCAGCGGGAGGCGGCCCAGAAGGCGGCCGACGAGGCCCGGGCGGCGGCGGAAGCGCGGGCGGCGGCGGAGAAGGAAACGGCCCGGAAGGCGGCCGCGGAGAAGGCTGCCGCCGCGCAGGAGGCGGCCGGGGCCGAAGCCGGAGCGGCCCGCGCGGGCGGCGCGGCGGCGAAGGCCGCCGGGGTCTACGCCCTGCCGACCTCCGCCTACACCCTCACCTCCCACTACGGCGACTCCGGCTCCATGTGGTCCTCCGGCCACCACACCGGCCTCGACTTCGCCGCACCGACCGGCACCCCCGTCAAGGCCGTGGGCGGCGGGACCGTCATCTCCGCGGGCTGGTCCGGCGCGTACGGCTACCGGATCGTGCTCCGCCTCGATGACGGCACGGAGATCTGGTACTGCCACCTGTCCTCGATGTCGGTGACCTCCGGCCCGGTCGGTGCGGGTGACACCATCGGCCGGGTCGGTGCGACCGGCAACGTCACCGGCGCCCATCTCCACCTGGAAGTACGCCGGGGCGGCTCCACCATGGACCCGCTGGCGTGGCTGACCGACAAGGGCCTGAACGTCTAG
- a CDS encoding PrsW family intramembrane metalloprotease, with protein sequence MLARPSDPVRTRVLVVLLAAPGVAILELVRQQTGTAGFCVGLALAVLPVPPLMAAFRWLGRAAPGPWRQLLLCCGWGACAAALMAILANSFATQWIAAATADPSDADQLGSVVIAPVVEESAKAAALLLVFVFRRRRLAGPADGFVIAGFTATGFAFTENILYLGNAFDEDLADGTGVLDSVTAATFFVRIVLSPFAHPLFTVLTGLGFGLAALSRRRRGRIGLPLLGLAAAMGLHALWNSSSRYGEYGFYVVYGCVMVPAFGLLLWLAVRIRQRRLRAVAAELAVYAAAGWLGPAEVPALASIPARSLARSLARRTGGRAAGRAVALYEADAAALALLRHLARRGGPVRERDFVLHERELLRGLWLRRATAGPALSRAAVMEELLPPWFDPVPVPARPGVVPSPRPAQARSPGAGTPDTRTVSRRSGPCRSATPAGPWWSRPGVLPGGDGRR encoded by the coding sequence GTGCTCGCACGTCCGTCGGACCCGGTCCGGACGCGCGTGCTCGTCGTCCTGCTCGCCGCGCCCGGCGTCGCGATCCTCGAACTCGTACGGCAGCAGACCGGCACGGCCGGCTTCTGCGTGGGGCTCGCACTGGCCGTGCTGCCGGTGCCGCCGCTCATGGCGGCGTTCCGGTGGCTCGGCCGCGCCGCGCCGGGCCCCTGGCGGCAGTTGCTGCTCTGCTGCGGCTGGGGAGCCTGCGCCGCGGCGCTGATGGCCATACTGGCCAACAGCTTCGCCACCCAGTGGATAGCCGCGGCCACCGCCGACCCCTCCGATGCCGACCAGCTCGGCTCGGTGGTGATCGCCCCCGTGGTCGAGGAAAGCGCCAAAGCGGCGGCCCTGCTGCTGGTCTTCGTGTTCAGGAGACGACGGCTGGCCGGGCCCGCCGACGGCTTCGTCATCGCCGGTTTCACCGCCACCGGCTTCGCCTTCACCGAGAACATCCTCTACTTGGGCAACGCCTTCGACGAGGACCTGGCCGACGGTACCGGCGTGCTCGACTCCGTCACGGCGGCGACCTTCTTCGTACGGATAGTGCTCTCGCCGTTCGCGCACCCGCTGTTCACGGTGCTCACCGGACTCGGTTTCGGGCTGGCCGCGCTCAGCCGCCGCAGGCGCGGCCGGATCGGCCTGCCGCTGCTCGGACTGGCCGCCGCCATGGGCCTGCACGCGTTGTGGAACAGCTCCTCCCGCTACGGGGAGTACGGGTTCTACGTGGTCTACGGCTGCGTGATGGTCCCGGCGTTCGGCCTGCTGCTGTGGCTGGCCGTGCGGATACGGCAGCGCCGGCTGCGGGCCGTCGCCGCCGAGCTGGCGGTGTACGCGGCCGCGGGCTGGCTCGGTCCGGCGGAGGTCCCGGCCCTGGCTTCGATCCCGGCCCGCTCGCTGGCGCGTTCCCTGGCCCGGCGCACCGGTGGCCGGGCCGCGGGCAGAGCCGTCGCCCTGTACGAGGCGGACGCGGCCGCCCTGGCCCTCCTGCGCCACCTCGCCCGCCGCGGCGGCCCCGTCCGGGAGCGTGACTTCGTGCTGCACGAGCGGGAGTTGCTGCGCGGCCTGTGGCTGCGCCGGGCGACCGCGGGGCCCGCCCTCTCCCGGGCGGCGGTGATGGAGGAACTCCTGCCGCCGTGGTTCGACCCCGTCCCGGTACCGGCCCGTCCGGGCGTCGTACCGAGCCCCAGGCCGGCGCAGGCCAGGTCCCCGGGCGCCGGCACCCCGGACACCCGGACGGTGTCTAGACGTTCAGGCCCTTGTCGGTCAGCCACGCCAGCGGGTCCATGGTGGAGCCGCCCCGGCGTACTTCCAGGTGGAGATGGGCGCCGGTGA
- the trmB gene encoding tRNA (guanosine(46)-N7)-methyltransferase TrmB yields the protein MSESLNPQPPSASAPAEGAASYTPPKWRTEPRFPDGPAPDPAGSHHERRIRSFQPRRSRVTTGQGEALKRLWGTWGLDIDGHEVIDLKAMFDGLPVVLEIGFGMGEATAQMAAADPDTGILAADVHTPGQGNLLALAERNGLTNVRVANGDAIILLREMLPPDSLAGLRVYFPDPWPKARHHKRRLIQPEFLDLAATRLAPGAILHCATDWEPYAEQMLEVLSAHPRFENTQPEGGFAPRPDFRPLTRFEGQGLDKGHVVHDLLFRRTEN from the coding sequence GTGTCTGAGTCCCTGAACCCCCAGCCGCCGAGCGCCAGCGCCCCCGCAGAGGGCGCCGCCTCGTACACGCCCCCGAAGTGGCGCACCGAGCCCCGCTTCCCCGACGGGCCCGCCCCCGACCCGGCCGGCTCGCACCACGAGCGCCGCATCCGCAGCTTCCAGCCGCGGCGCAGCCGGGTGACCACCGGTCAGGGCGAGGCCTTGAAGCGGCTCTGGGGCACTTGGGGCCTGGACATCGACGGCCACGAGGTCATCGACCTCAAGGCCATGTTCGACGGCCTCCCGGTCGTCCTGGAGATCGGCTTCGGCATGGGCGAGGCCACCGCCCAGATGGCCGCCGCCGACCCGGACACCGGCATCCTCGCCGCCGACGTTCACACCCCCGGCCAGGGCAACCTCCTCGCGCTGGCCGAGCGGAACGGGCTGACCAACGTCCGCGTGGCCAACGGCGACGCCATCATCCTGCTCCGCGAGATGCTGCCGCCGGACTCCCTCGCCGGGCTGCGCGTCTACTTCCCCGACCCCTGGCCCAAGGCCCGCCACCACAAGCGGCGCCTGATCCAGCCGGAGTTCCTCGACCTGGCCGCCACCCGCCTGGCCCCGGGCGCCATCCTGCACTGCGCGACCGACTGGGAGCCGTACGCCGAGCAGATGCTCGAAGTGCTCAGCGCGCACCCGCGGTTCGAAAACACGCAGCCCGAGGGCGGTTTCGCGCCCCGCCCCGACTTCCGCCCCCTGACCCGCTTCGAGGGCCAGGGCCTCGACAAGGGGCACGTCGTACACGACTTGCTCTTCCGTCGCACGGAGAACTGA
- the lhgO gene encoding L-2-hydroxyglutarate oxidase, which translates to MGVGVDCDVLVIGGGIVGLSTAHALSRLAPGTRVTVLEKEAGPARHQTGRNSGVIHSGIYYRPGSLKARFAVRGAAEMVKFCAEYGIAHEVTGKLIVATEREELPRLHALVQRGRENGIPVRELGPAQIAEYEPEVRGLAAIHVGTTGIVGYGQVTAQLAESSGAQIVYGGAVDLISRRPAGVAVRTTAGAVVRSRVLVNCAGLQCDRIARLAGDEPGMRIIPFRGEYYDLARPSLVRGLVYPVPDPAFPFLGVHLTRGIGGGVHVGPNAVPALAREGYGWGTASPRDLADELAWPGSWRMAARHWRYGAGEIRRSLSKRAFTEAVRRLLPEVSSADLVPAAAGVRAQAVLRDGTLVDDFLIREAPRTVHVLNAPSPAATASLPIGREVARRALAALAAV; encoded by the coding sequence ATGGGCGTGGGCGTGGACTGTGACGTGCTGGTGATCGGCGGCGGGATCGTCGGTCTGTCGACAGCGCATGCCTTGTCGCGCCTGGCTCCGGGCACCCGGGTGACCGTCCTGGAGAAGGAAGCCGGCCCCGCCCGGCACCAGACGGGCCGCAACAGCGGCGTGATCCACAGCGGCATCTACTACCGCCCGGGCTCGTTGAAGGCGCGATTCGCGGTGCGCGGGGCGGCCGAGATGGTCAAGTTCTGCGCGGAGTACGGCATCGCGCACGAGGTGACCGGGAAGCTGATCGTCGCCACCGAGCGGGAGGAGCTGCCGCGGCTGCACGCGCTGGTGCAGCGGGGTCGCGAAAACGGCATCCCGGTGCGGGAGCTGGGCCCGGCGCAGATCGCGGAGTACGAGCCGGAGGTACGCGGCCTGGCCGCGATCCACGTCGGCACGACCGGGATCGTGGGCTACGGGCAGGTCACGGCGCAGCTCGCGGAGTCCTCGGGTGCGCAGATCGTCTACGGCGGGGCGGTGGACCTGATCTCGCGCCGCCCGGCCGGCGTCGCGGTCCGTACGACGGCCGGCGCGGTGGTGCGCTCCCGGGTGCTGGTGAACTGCGCGGGCCTGCAGTGCGACCGGATCGCCCGGCTGGCCGGCGACGAACCCGGGATGCGGATCATCCCGTTCCGGGGCGAGTACTACGACCTGGCCCGGCCATCGCTGGTGCGCGGCCTGGTCTACCCGGTGCCGGATCCGGCGTTCCCGTTCCTCGGGGTGCACCTGACCCGGGGCATCGGGGGCGGGGTCCACGTCGGGCCGAACGCGGTGCCGGCCCTCGCGCGGGAGGGGTACGGCTGGGGCACGGCCTCGCCGCGGGACCTCGCCGACGAGCTGGCCTGGCCGGGGTCCTGGCGGATGGCCGCGCGGCACTGGCGGTACGGAGCAGGGGAGATCCGCCGCTCCCTGTCGAAGCGGGCCTTCACCGAGGCGGTACGGCGCCTGCTGCCGGAGGTCTCCTCGGCGGACCTGGTCCCGGCGGCGGCCGGGGTGCGGGCGCAGGCCGTCCTGCGGGACGGGACGCTGGTGGACGACTTCCTGATCCGGGAGGCGCCCCGCACGGTGCACGTCCTGAACGCACCCTCACCGGCGGCGACCGCGTCCCTGCCGATCGGGCGCGAGGTCGCCCGCCGCGCCCTGGCGGCCCTCGCGGCGGTCTGA